The Pseudomonas rhizosphaerae genomic sequence ACGGGCCGACCAGCGTGGCCCTGGCGAGTCGATCGTGGCGCGCGTGGCCAAGCCACTTGGTCTGGACTTTCACGTTGGGCTGGCCGACGAGGAGTTTCATCGTGTCGCGCACATTGCCCGTGGCAAGGGTAATGTCGGCGACGAGGCAGCCCAGCGGTTGTTGCAGGTGACCATGCGCGAGCCGGCGGCAATGGCCACGCGCGCTTTCACCAATCCGCCCTCGGTGCTGACCAGCACCAACAAGCCAGAGTGGCGGCGCATGCAACAGCCAGCTGCAAACGGGCACGGCAACGCCCGCAGCCTGGCCGGTTTCTACACTGGCCTGCTGGATGGCAGCCTGCTCGAATCCGAGATGCTGGCGCAGCTTACCCAAGAGCACAGTTTGGGCATGGACAAGACCCTGATGACGTCGACCCGGTTCGGCCTGGGCTGCATGCTCGACCAGCCCCAGGTGGCCAACGCCACCTTCGGTCTAGGCGCAGGTGCCTTCGGCCATCCTGGCGCCGGTGGATCGGTGGGCTTCGCCGATCCGGAACATGATGTTGCCTTTGGGTTCGTCGTGAATACACTGGGCCCCTATATACTGATGGACCCTCGCGCGCAGCACCTGGTACGCGTTCTGCGTGGTTGCCTCTGAAGCAATTGATCAGAAATCGACCAGCGGTCATCCGTTGGGCTATGCCTGCTCTACTCTATCAATCAATAATTTAGGCCGGTTTGTTAAACCGGTTTGTATTTACCAACACCTTGTGGAACCACCATGTCACCGAATAAATCCATCGCGTTTGCCTTGTGCCTGGCCGCTACCGGTTGTGCTCAAACTCCCCAGGATTCCTCGGCCCAGGGCGGGCATAGCTGGTGGCCATTTGGCCGTGACGCAGTTGCCAGCAAGGCGGCTGACAAGGAAGTCGAGCAGGCCATCACCGAGAAGGTGGCCAAGGCCGATTCCAAGTCCGACAGCGAAAGCCGCTGGTGGTGGCCGTTCGGCGCCAGCAGCACGCCCGCCCAGGCCAAGGTTGCCGAAGTGCCCAAGGTCGACCCCAAGGTCACCCAGGCCTGGCTGGACGCCTATGAGCCCAAGCTGCGCGAAGCGATCAAGGACAGCAAATTCGAGCTCGAGCGTCGCGAAGACCTGCTGGTGATCACCGCGCCGGTCGACTCTTCGTTCAACCCGGATCGCCCCTCGATGCTGCTGCCGATCAGCCTCGGCCCGATCACCCGCGTGGCCAAGGCCATCGACGCCGACCACAAGACCGCCGTATTGGTCCTGGGCCACGCCGACACCAGCGGCGCCGCGCCGTTGAACCAGAAACTGAGCCAGGAGCGCGCGCAGTCGATCGCTTCGATCTTCCGCCTCAGCGGTCTGCAGCGTGACCGCCTGATGCTGCGTGGCATGGGCTCGGTCATGCCGCGCGCCGCCAACGACAGTGTCGAGGGTCGCTCGCTGAACCGCCGTGTGGAAATTCTCCTGACCCCGCAGAACACCATGCTGGCCCTGCTGGCCAAGTACAACCAGCCGACTTTCACCGCCGCTGAAATGCTTGCCACCCAAGACGTCAAGGCCGTGCCTGCACCGGTTGCCAAGCCTGCTGCCAAAGCTCCAGCCAAGGCTGCAGCGAAAAAAACCGCCGCCAAGCCTGCCGTGGCCAAGAAAGCCGCACCGGCTGCCAAGAAAACCGAAGCCAAGAAGGCTGTTGCCAAAAAAGCTGTGAGCAACGACCAGGCCAAGGCGCACTGATGCAAGGATCGATGCCATGACGCAAGCCCTGGCCGACATGCGCCGTAGCTACACCCGCGATGGCCTGGACGAAGCGCAAGCGCCGTCCGAGCCTTTCGCGCTGTTTCGCCAGTGGTTCGCCGATGCGGTCGACACCGAACAGGCGCCGGTGGAAGCCAACGCGATGACGCTGGCGACCGTCGACGCCGACGGCCGTCCGCATTGTCGCGTACTGCTGCTCAAGGGCCTGGATGAACAGGGCTTCACCTTCTTCAGCAACTACGACAGCGCCAAGGGCCAGCAGCTGGCAGAACGGCCGTTTGCGGCCATGACCTTCTTCTGGCCTACCCTGGAGCGGCAAGTCCGCATCGAGGGGCGGGTGAGCAAGGTCAGCGCGGCCGAGTCCGACGCCTATTACCAGGTCCGCCCACTGGGCAGCCGTCTGGGGGCCTGGGCGTCGCCGCAGAGTCAAGTCATAGCCGACCGAGGCGAACTGGAGGCGCTGCTCCAGGCTACCGAGCAACGCTTCAGTGGTACCGAGCCGCAGTGCCCTGAGCACTGGGGCGGTTATCGTCTTGTGGCTGATCGCATCGAGTTCTGGCAGGGGCGACCCAGTCGCCTGCACGACCGCCTCAACTACCGCCTCGACGCCGGTTCGTGGATTCGCGAACGCCTGGCTCCCTGACCGGCTCTGACCTTTTGCCACTGGGCGTTGTCCAGACGTTCAGTGGTTAGTCGAGCATCCCGGCCTGCGTCTATCCTATCTGACGTAAAATTTTATAGACCGTGTCGTGACAGCCGTCGGCCTGCGGCGTCTAATGTACACATGTCCCATGGAGTCCTGCCAAAATGCGCAAGTCAGTTCTGTTAGTTGCCTGCTTCACCACAATGTCCCTGCTGCTGGGCGGGTGTGCCTCCAATCTGTCGGGCGACTCCTACTCGCGCGATGAAGCGCGCCGCGTGCAAACCGTGCGCATGGGCACCATCGAGTCGCTGCGTCCGGTCAAGATCGAAGGCACCAAGACGCCAATCGGTGGCGGCGCAGGCGCCGTGGTCGGTGGTGTCGCCGGCAGCGCGGTAGGCGGTGGCCGTGGCAGCATCGTCGCTGCCGTGATCGGTGCCGTGGCCGGTGGCCTGTTGGGCTCGGCGACCGAGGAAGGTTTCACCCGCACCCAGGGCGTCGAAATCACCGTTCGTGAGGATGACGGCAGCATGCGTGCCTACGTTCAGGCCGTGCAGGAAAACGAAGTGTTCCGCGTCGGCGAGCGCGTACGCATCATGACGGTAGACGGCACCAGCCGCGTTTCGCACTAAGCGGATCCTGCTACGAAAAAACCGGCCTTGGCCGGTTTTTTCATGCCTGCGGATTGGCCGTTTAAGCCGACTGCAGGCCGAGGATGTCGCGAACAACGGCTTCGGCGATGCGCACGCCGTCCACGCCTGCGGACAGGATCCCGCCCGCATAGCCAGCGCCTTCACCGGCCGGGAACAGGCCCTTGAGGTTGAGGCTCTGGTAGTCGGCACCGCGGGTGATGCGCAGGGGCGAGGACGTACGGGTCTCGATACCGGTCAGCACGGCATCGTGCATCGAGAAGCCCTTGATCTGCCGTTCGAATGCCGGCAGGGCTTCGCGAATCGCCTCGATGGCGAAGTCAGGCAGCGACAAGGCGAGGTCGCCGAGAGTAACCCCTGGCTTGTAGGAAGGCTCGACGCTGCCCAGTGCAGTAGAGGGCTTGCCGGCAACGAAGTCACCCAGCAACTGAGCCGGGGCCTGGTAGTTGCTGCCGCCCAACAGGTACGCCGTGGATTCCAGCTGCTCCTGCAGTTCGATCCCGGCCAGCGGTCCGCCCGGGTAGTCCTGCTCCGGCGTGATGCCGACGACGATGCCGGAGTTGGCGTTGCGCTCGTTGCGCGAGTACTGGCTCATGCCGTTGGTGACCACGCGACCGGGTTCGGACGTGGCGGCGACCACGGTGCCGCCGGGGCACATGCAGAAGCTGTAGACCGAACGGCCATTCTTGGCGTGGTGCACCAGCTTGTAGTCGGCCGCGCCCAGCTTCGGATGCCCGGCGTATTTGCCCAGCCGGGCCCGGTCGATGATGCCCTGTGGATGCTCCACGCGAAAACCGATGGAGAACGGCTTGGCTTCCATGAACACCTTGCGCGCATGCAGCATGCGGAAGGTATCCCGGGCGCTGTGTCCCAGGGCCATGACTACGTGGTTGGCGTGCAGTTGCTCGCCGCTTTCCAGCACCACGCCTTGCAGCCGTTCGCCATCGACCAGCAGGTCGGTAACCTTCTGCTCGAAGCGTATCTCGCCACCCAGGGCGATGATCTGCTGGCGCATGTTCTCGACCATGCCGGTGAGACGGAAAGTACCAATGTGCGGCTTGCTGACGTAGAGGATCTCTTCGGGCGCGCCGGCCTTGACGAACTCGTGCAGAACCTTGCGGCCATGGTGTTGCGGGTCCTTGATCTGGCTGTAGAGCTTGCCATCGGAGAAGGTGCCAGCGCCGCCCTCGCCGAATTGCACGTTGGACTCGGCATTGAGCACATTCTTGCGCCACAGGCCCCAGGTGTCCTTGGTGCGCTGGCGCACTTCCTTGCCGCGCTCGAGCACGATGGGCTTGAAGCCCATCTGCGCCAGCAGCAGGGCGGCGAAGATCCCGCAGGGTCCGAAGCCGACCACCAGAGGCCGCTGGGCGTAGTCCTGCGGCGCGTGCCCGACCACCTTGTAGCTGACGTCCGGGGCCACGTTGACATTGTGGTCATCGACGAAACGCTCGAGCACGTCGGCTTCGCCGTTCACTTGCAGGTCGATGGTGTAGATGAACTGCAGTTCGCTGTTCTTCTTGCGCGCATCGTAGCTGCGCTTGAACAGGGTGAAGTCCAGCAGGTCGGCGTCGGCGATGCCCAGGCGCTGCACGATGGCAGGACGCACGGCGTCGTCGGAATGGTCCAGGGGCAACTTGAGTTCGGTGATTCGTAGCATGACAGGTCCAAAGATCCGGGCGCGCCCCGGGGGCATAACAGAACCCGGCATTATAAACGCGATGCGCTGTCCGGCGTCAGGTAAAAAACGCCGGACGGTTTGGCCTACTGGTTGCGCGCCCCGCCGAAGGTGGCGCAACCGCGCTGTACTTCGCCGTTCACGCGCAATTCAGCGGCCAGGAACTGTACACCCTGGTTGCGTTGATCGACGCAGCGCTGCGGTGCCACCCACAGCTCGATGCGCTGGTTGTTGGCTTCGGTGGAAAGGTTGAAGCGGCCGCCGCCGACCTGTTCTTCGACGTAGGGCAAGGCCAGAGGCGCCTGGCCTTCGCGATCCACGACCATGCCCTGGCCGGTGACCTTGACCTGCCAGCGCGGGGACTCGCCACCGGCGCTCAGGCTGGAGAGTTTGAAGTCCGGGTCTTTGCAGGCCGCCAGCGAGCGGTCGAGTCGATATAACTGGTGCAAGCGCAGCTGGCCGTCGGTGCCGCCGTTGGTGCTGGCATCGAAACGTCCGCGCAGGTCGGCGTAGACCACAGGGCGGTCGCCGGCCAGCTGCGACGCTTCCTGCAGAACCCCGGTGCCATTGCTGTCGGTGACCGCGTAGCGGCGCGGGTCGCCGCAGGGTTGGAAGAACAGCCGGCCGTTGTCACCTTGCAGCGCGCCTTGCATGCGGGTGAGGCCTGCAGTGGAAGGGGCGTCGGGTGCACGGTTGAACGGCGATTGGCAGCTGGCGAGCAGCGGTAGCAGGGCAACGATGGCGAGGGAGCGGGGCAGGTGCATCATGGGTCTCCTGAACGATGGAGGCACGGTAGCACAGGGGGCGTGAAAAGCGTGTTCACGGGGGATTTTGTGTCGGTAATGCTGGCCTCTTCGCGGCCACGGACCGCTCCCATAATTTGTGGGAGCGGTCCGTGGCCGCGAAAAGGGCGGCGCGCAGGGTCTGGCGCGCCGCGGTGATGCTTTCGCGGCCGATGACCGCTCCCACAGGTGGTGTGAAAGTGTGGTCGCCCGTGGGGGCGGAGCAGATTAATCAACCGCCCAGGTAGGCCTCACGCACCTTGGGGTCGGTGAGCAGGGTTTCGCCAGTGCCTTGCATCACCACCCGGCCGTTTTCCAGCACGTAGGCCCGGTCGGCGATCTTCAGGGCCTGATTGGCGTTCTGCTCGACCAGGAACACGGTCACGCCGTCACGGCGCAACTGCTCGATGATGTCGAAAATCTGCTGAATGATGATCGGTGCCAGGCCCAATGAAGGCTCGTCGAGCAACAGCAGCTTGGGTTTGCTCATCAGCGCGCGTCCGATGGCCAGCATCTGCTGTTCACCGCCGGACATGGTCCCGCCCCGCTGGTTGAAGCGCTCCTTGAGCCGCGGGAACAAGCCCAGGACCTTGTCCATCTGCTCCTGATAGTCGCCCTTGTCGGTGAAGAACCCGCCCATGGCGAGGTTCTCCTCGACGGTCAGGCGGGCGAACACCCGGCGGCCTTCGGGCACCACGGCAATGCTCTTGCGCATGATCACCGCAGACTCCTGCCCCACCAGCTCCTCGCCCATGTAGCGAATGCTGCCTGAATGCGCCCGTGGCGAGCCGCACAAGGTCATCAACAGGGTCGACTTGCCTGCGCCGTTGGCACCGATCAAGGTAACGATCTCGCCCTGGCGAACCTCCACGTTGATCCCATGCAACGCCTGGATCTTGCCGTAGAACGTGGAAACGTTTTCGAACTGCAGCATTTACGCTTCCCCCAGGTAGGCTTTGATCACGTCAGGATTGTCGCGGATCTGTTCCGGTGTGCCATCGGCCAGGGGCGTGCCTTGGTTGATCACGACGATGTGGTCGGAAATGCTCATCACCAGCTTCATGTCATGCTCGATCAGTAGCACGGCTGCGTTGTGCTCTTCGCGGAGCACGCCGATCAGCGCCTTCAGGTCATCGGTTTCCCGCGGGTTGAGGCCCGCAGCGGGTTCGTCGAGCATCAGCATGCGTGGGCGCGTCATCATGCAACGGGCGATTTCCAGGCGGCGTTGCTGGCCATAGGCAAGCGTTCCTGCGGTGCGGTTGGCGAACTCCTTGAGGTTGACTTTTTCCAGCCAGTATTCGGCGTACTCCATCGCGTCCCTTTCGCTCTTGCGGAAGTTCGGCGTCTTGAACAGCCCGGCGAAGAAATTGGTGTTCAAGTGCCGATGCTGGGCGATCAGCAGGTTCTCCAGCGCGGTCATCTCCTTGAACAGGCGCACGTTCTGGAAGGTGCGCACCACGCCCTTGCGGGCGATCTGATGGCCGGGCAGGCCCTGGATCGGCTGGCCATCGAGCAGGATCGTCCCGCCGCTGGGCTTGTAGAAACCGGTGAGGCAGTTGAACACCGTGGTCTTGCCGGCGCCGTTGGGGCCGATCAGGGCGACAACCTGCTTTTCCTTCACGCTCAGAGCCACACCGTTGACCGCCAGCAGGCCGCCGAAGCGCATGCTCAGGTCAGTGACTTGCAGAATGTTCTGGCTCATTTGCGCAGCTCCAGGTGGGGACGCTGCATCGGAAGCAAGCCTTGCGGACGCCAGATCATCATCAGCACCATCAGGGCGCCGAACATCAACATGCGGTAGTCGCTGAATTCACGCATCAACTCGGGTAGCAGGATCATCACGATGGCGGCGAGGATCACCCCCAGCTGCGAACCCATGCCACCCAACACGACGATGGCGAGAATGATCGCCGACTCGATGAAGGTGAACGACTCCGGGGTAACCAGGCCTTGGCGCGCGGCGAAGAAGCTACCGGCAAAGCCTGCGAACGCTGCCCCCAGGGTGAACGCGGAAAGCTTGATCACGGTCGGGTTCAGGCCCAGCGCGCGGCAGGCGATTTCGTCTTCGCGCAAGGCTTCCCAGGCTCGGCCGATGGGCATGCGCAACAGGCGATTGATGACGAACAGCGCGGCCAGGGCCATCATCAGGGCGATCAGGTAGAGGAAGATGACCTTGCCGATCGGGCTGTATTCCAGGCCGAAGAACTGGTGAAAGGTCTGGCTGCCCTCGGCGGCGCGGCGTTCGAACGTGAGGCCGAAGAAGGTCGGCTTCTCGATGTTGCTGATGCCGTTCGGGCCACCGGTGATGTCGGTGAGGTTGCGCAGGAATATGCGGATGATCTCGCCGAAACCCAAGGTCACGATCGCCAGGTAGTCACCGCGCAGGCGCAGCACCGGGAAACCCAGCAGGAAGCCGAAGGTGGCCGCCAGCAGGCCCGCCAGCGGCAGGCACTCCCAGAAGCTCAGGCCGAAGTAGTGCGAGAGCAGGGCATAGCCATAGGCGCCGACCGCGTAGAAGCCCACGTAGCCCAGGTCGAGCAGGCCCGCCAGGCCGACCACGATGTTCAGCCCCAGGCCGAGCATGACGTAGATCAGGATCAGGGTGGCGATGTCGACCGCGCCGCGTGAACCAAAGAACGGCCACACGAACGCCAGCAGCACAAGGGCCAGGATCACCCAGCGCTGGGTGCTGGGCAGGGTCAGGAAGTTCGAGGCCTTGGCCGGTATCAGTGGTCGGCTCGAATCGCGGCGCAGACCACCGATGCGCTCGGCGAACAGCACCCGCAGGAACATCAGCACCGAACAGCCGGCGATGGTCAGCAGGGTGCCCGTGCTGGCGTTCTGCACAACCAGGGTGACGCCAGAGAAGGCCAGCTTCAGGCCCAATACCGGGTAGGCCACGGCCCATACCAGTGCCGCGCTGAAGAGCGCGGATCGAAGAGACTTGCTCATACTTTCTCAACCTCCGGACGGCCCAGGATGCCGGTCGGCCGGAACAATAGAACCAGAACCAGCAGGCCGAACGAAACGACGTCCTTGTACTGGTCACCGAAGATATCCGCGCCGAAGGCTTCGGCGACGCCCAGCACCAGGCCGCCCAGCATGGCCCCCGGAATGCTGCCGATACCGCCCAGTACCGCTGCGGTGAAGGCCTTGAGCCCGACTAGGAAGCCGGCACTCGGGTTGATCACCCCGTACTGCATGCTCAGCAGCACGGCCGCGACGGCGGCCAGCGCAGCGCCGATGACGAAGGTCAGGGCGATGATCGCGTTGGTGTTGATGCCCAGCAGGTTGGCCATCTTCATGTCCTCGGCGCAGGCGCGGCAGGCACGACCCATGCGCGAGCGGGAGATGAACAGGGTCAGGCCGTACATCGCGGCCAGCGTCACCAGGAACACCAGGATCTGCATATAGGAAATCTGCACTTCCTCGGCGCCACCGGGGCCGAAGGTCAGGCTGCCAGGGAGCAGGTTGGGAATGGCGAAGTTGCCCGAGCCCTGGGACAGCTGCACCGAGTTCTGCAGGAAGATCGACATGCCGATCGCCGAGATCAGTGGAATCAACCGGTTGCTGTTGCGCAGCGGCCGGTAGGCGACTCGTTCGATGCTGTAGCCATAGGCACTGGTGACCAGGATGGCGGCGGCGAAGCCGGCGATCATCAGGATCGGAAGACTGTGGATGCCCAGCATGGCCAGGCCTGCCAGGACAATGAAGGTGACATACGAACCGATCATGTACACCTCGCCATGGGCGAAGTTGATCATGCCGATGATGCCGTACACCATGGTGTAGCCGATGGCGATCAATGCATAGGTGCTGCCGATGGTCAGGCCATTCACCAACTGCTGCATGTAATGGAATAATTCAGGCATTTACCGCGCTCCTAAAAACCTGTTCGCATTTCTCCAGCCATGTCCGAGCGCTCTCCTTGGCGCAGTGTTGCCGGGCAGGGCAGGTGAACCGCTGGTCACGGTTTCAAGATTTTCAGGGGGCCAGGCGGTGCTTTGCACCGGCTGTACCCGTCACTCGTAAAACAAAGCCCACTGCGGTGCAGTGGGCTTTGTGGGGGTATTGCCAGGCTTACTGGGCGGCTTCGGTCTTCGGCTTGCCGAAGTGCCACTCGTAGACCACGAACTGGAAGTTCTTCAGGTCGCCCTTGTCGTCGTAGCTCAGCTCACCCATCGGCGTCTTGAAGGTACCGGCGTGGATGGCTGCGGCCACCTTGTCGGTGTCTTCGCTCTTGGCGGCGGTGATGCCGTCGGCAATCACTTGCACGGCCGAGTAGGACGGGTAGACGAACGGACCGCTCGGGTCCTGCTTCTTGTCCTGGAAGGCTTTGGTCAGGGCGACGTTGGTCGGGTCCTTGTCGAAAGACTTGGGCAGGGTGACCAACAGGCCTTCGGAGGCTTCTCCGGCGATCTGCGAAATCGAGTCGTTGCCCACGCCTTCAGGGCCCATGAACTTGGCGTTCAGGCCTTTTTCCTTGGACTGGCGCAGGATCTGGCCTAGTTCCGGGTGGTAGCCGCCGTAGTAGACGAAGTCGACATTGGCCTGCTTGAGCTTGGCGATCAGCGAAGAGAAGTCCTTGTCGCCGGCATTGATGCCTTCGAACACGGCGACCTTGACGCCTTTGCCTTCCAGGGTGGTCTTGACCGCGCTGGCAATGCCTTCGCCGTACTGCTGCTTGTCGTGGATCACGGCCACGGTCTTGGGCTTGACCACGTCGGCGATGTAGTTACCGGCGGCAGGGCCCTGGGCGCTGTCCAGGCCGATGGTCCGGAAGACCAGCTTGTAGCCACGCGCGCTGAGCTCGGGGCTGGTGGCCGCCGGGGTGACCATGATGATGCCTTCGTCTTCGTAGACGTCGGATGCAGGCTGGGCGGAGCTGGAGCACAGGTGACCGACGACGAACTTGACGCCGTCGTTGACGACCTTGTTGGCGACTGCAACGGCTTGCTTGGGGTCGCAGGCGTCGTCGTATTCGACCGCTTCGAGTTTCTTGCCGTCGACGCCGCCCTTGGCGTTGATCTGCTCGATGGCCATCTTCGCGCCGTTGAACTGCATCACGCCGTATTCGGCGACCGGGCCGGTCTTGGGACCGGCGATGCCGATCTTGATGGTGTCGGCCGCCATCGAGTGGCTGGCGACGCCGGCCAGAACCAGAGCGGCAAACAGTTTGGAAATCTGCTTATTCATTAGTGCTCCCTTTTTGCGTTGTAGTTTTTATAGTCCTGGCCGAACAGGCGACGGACCGAATCTTGGCCATCCTCGCCGCTTGACCCCCTCGGCGAACATGGCAGACGACATCCGAATCTGCACCCGACAACTGTACCGGTACAGTGTAGAGCGCCGGTTTGTCGGTTGGAAAGCTGGTGTTTGCAGCGAATTCGACTGGTTGTCGCGATATCGACATAAACTTATAGATTCAAGTACCTGTCGACGACTACAAGGGCCAAATAAGGCCATTTCGCCGGGACTGAACTTGCACCTATATATTGCAACCGGGTTTTTCCAGACAGCTCGGACCGCTATGATGGCGCCGATTTTTTCCTGACGGTAAAACCCATGACTGAAAACGTTAGCACCCTCTATGCCAAGCTGCTCGGCGAGACGGCAATTATCGAATGGCAGGCGCTGCAACCCTTTTTCGCCAAGGGTGCCCTGTTGTGGGTCGATCCTGCGTTGGATTTGATCGCTGTCGCACAGGCGCTGGCCGAGGACGCTCAGGCGTTGGTGGCTCAGTGGCTGGCCGCAGGCCAGGTCGAAAAGCTGTCTGCGTCGCGGGCCCTGGATTTTTGCGAGCGCGATCCAACGCTGTGGGCTGTGGTGGTCTCGCCCTGGGTCGTGATCCAGGAAAGGGCAGCGCTATAAGCGACGCACCGTTGCGGTGCGACACTGTCGGTAACAGCCGGGTGTAACCGTAACGCCATGCCGGGCAGGTACGGGCCTGCCAGGCATGGCATGGATCAGCCGGCCACCAGGACCCGAATCGCCTCAAGGCGCAGGGCGGCCTTGTCGAGCATGGCCAGGCCTTCCTCGCGCTGCTTGCGCAGGGCGACCAGTTCACTGTCACGCACGGTTGGATTGACCGCCTGCAGGGCGGTCAGGCGTGCCAGTTCTTCATCCGTCTCGGCGGCCAGGCGATGTTGCGCCTGTGCCACGC encodes the following:
- a CDS encoding EstA family serine hydrolase — translated: MQIQGHFELQFEAVREAFAALFDNPQERGAALCIQIGGETVVDLWAGTADKDGAEAWHSDTILNLFSCTKTFTAVAALQLVAEGKLALDVPVAQYWPEFAAAGKQSITLRHLLSHQAGLPALRDLLPPEALYDWPRMTAALAAETPWWRSGTGHGYAAITYGWLVGELLRRADQRGPGESIVARVAKPLGLDFHVGLADEEFHRVAHIARGKGNVGDEAAQRLLQVTMREPAAMATRAFTNPPSVLTSTNKPEWRRMQQPAANGHGNARSLAGFYTGLLDGSLLESEMLAQLTQEHSLGMDKTLMTSTRFGLGCMLDQPQVANATFGLGAGAFGHPGAGGSVGFADPEHDVAFGFVVNTLGPYILMDPRAQHLVRVLRGCL
- a CDS encoding OmpA family protein, with protein sequence MSPNKSIAFALCLAATGCAQTPQDSSAQGGHSWWPFGRDAVASKAADKEVEQAITEKVAKADSKSDSESRWWWPFGASSTPAQAKVAEVPKVDPKVTQAWLDAYEPKLREAIKDSKFELERREDLLVITAPVDSSFNPDRPSMLLPISLGPITRVAKAIDADHKTAVLVLGHADTSGAAPLNQKLSQERAQSIASIFRLSGLQRDRLMLRGMGSVMPRAANDSVEGRSLNRRVEILLTPQNTMLALLAKYNQPTFTAAEMLATQDVKAVPAPVAKPAAKAPAKAAAKKTAAKPAVAKKAAPAAKKTEAKKAVAKKAVSNDQAKAH
- the pdxH gene encoding pyridoxamine 5'-phosphate oxidase translates to MTQALADMRRSYTRDGLDEAQAPSEPFALFRQWFADAVDTEQAPVEANAMTLATVDADGRPHCRVLLLKGLDEQGFTFFSNYDSAKGQQLAERPFAAMTFFWPTLERQVRIEGRVSKVSAAESDAYYQVRPLGSRLGAWASPQSQVIADRGELEALLQATEQRFSGTEPQCPEHWGGYRLVADRIEFWQGRPSRLHDRLNYRLDAGSWIRERLAP
- a CDS encoding glycine zipper 2TM domain-containing protein — translated: MRKSVLLVACFTTMSLLLGGCASNLSGDSYSRDEARRVQTVRMGTIESLRPVKIEGTKTPIGGGAGAVVGGVAGSAVGGGRGSIVAAVIGAVAGGLLGSATEEGFTRTQGVEITVREDDGSMRAYVQAVQENEVFRVGERVRIMTVDGTSRVSH
- a CDS encoding NAD(P)/FAD-dependent oxidoreductase, which translates into the protein MLRITELKLPLDHSDDAVRPAIVQRLGIADADLLDFTLFKRSYDARKKNSELQFIYTIDLQVNGEADVLERFVDDHNVNVAPDVSYKVVGHAPQDYAQRPLVVGFGPCGIFAALLLAQMGFKPIVLERGKEVRQRTKDTWGLWRKNVLNAESNVQFGEGGAGTFSDGKLYSQIKDPQHHGRKVLHEFVKAGAPEEILYVSKPHIGTFRLTGMVENMRQQIIALGGEIRFEQKVTDLLVDGERLQGVVLESGEQLHANHVVMALGHSARDTFRMLHARKVFMEAKPFSIGFRVEHPQGIIDRARLGKYAGHPKLGAADYKLVHHAKNGRSVYSFCMCPGGTVVAATSEPGRVVTNGMSQYSRNERNANSGIVVGITPEQDYPGGPLAGIELQEQLESTAYLLGGSNYQAPAQLLGDFVAGKPSTALGSVEPSYKPGVTLGDLALSLPDFAIEAIREALPAFERQIKGFSMHDAVLTGIETRTSSPLRITRGADYQSLNLKGLFPAGEGAGYAGGILSAGVDGVRIAEAVVRDILGLQSA
- a CDS encoding membrane protein, with the translated sequence MHLPRSLAIVALLPLLASCQSPFNRAPDAPSTAGLTRMQGALQGDNGRLFFQPCGDPRRYAVTDSNGTGVLQEASQLAGDRPVVYADLRGRFDASTNGGTDGQLRLHQLYRLDRSLAACKDPDFKLSSLSAGGESPRWQVKVTGQGMVVDREGQAPLALPYVEEQVGGGRFNLSTEANNQRIELWVAPQRCVDQRNQGVQFLAAELRVNGEVQRGCATFGGARNQ
- a CDS encoding ABC transporter ATP-binding protein, whose product is MLQFENVSTFYGKIQALHGINVEVRQGEIVTLIGANGAGKSTLLMTLCGSPRAHSGSIRYMGEELVGQESAVIMRKSIAVVPEGRRVFARLTVEENLAMGGFFTDKGDYQEQMDKVLGLFPRLKERFNQRGGTMSGGEQQMLAIGRALMSKPKLLLLDEPSLGLAPIIIQQIFDIIEQLRRDGVTVFLVEQNANQALKIADRAYVLENGRVVMQGTGETLLTDPKVREAYLGG
- the livG gene encoding high-affinity branched-chain amino acid ABC transporter ATP-binding protein LivG, producing the protein MSQNILQVTDLSMRFGGLLAVNGVALSVKEKQVVALIGPNGAGKTTVFNCLTGFYKPSGGTILLDGQPIQGLPGHQIARKGVVRTFQNVRLFKEMTALENLLIAQHRHLNTNFFAGLFKTPNFRKSERDAMEYAEYWLEKVNLKEFANRTAGTLAYGQQRRLEIARCMMTRPRMLMLDEPAAGLNPRETDDLKALIGVLREEHNAAVLLIEHDMKLVMSISDHIVVINQGTPLADGTPEQIRDNPDVIKAYLGEA
- a CDS encoding high-affinity branched-chain amino acid ABC transporter permease LivM — protein: MSKSLRSALFSAALVWAVAYPVLGLKLAFSGVTLVVQNASTGTLLTIAGCSVLMFLRVLFAERIGGLRRDSSRPLIPAKASNFLTLPSTQRWVILALVLLAFVWPFFGSRGAVDIATLILIYVMLGLGLNIVVGLAGLLDLGYVGFYAVGAYGYALLSHYFGLSFWECLPLAGLLAATFGFLLGFPVLRLRGDYLAIVTLGFGEIIRIFLRNLTDITGGPNGISNIEKPTFFGLTFERRAAEGSQTFHQFFGLEYSPIGKVIFLYLIALMMALAALFVINRLLRMPIGRAWEALREDEIACRALGLNPTVIKLSAFTLGAAFAGFAGSFFAARQGLVTPESFTFIESAIILAIVVLGGMGSQLGVILAAIVMILLPELMREFSDYRMLMFGALMVLMMIWRPQGLLPMQRPHLELRK
- the livH gene encoding high-affinity branched-chain amino acid ABC transporter permease LivH, coding for MPELFHYMQQLVNGLTIGSTYALIAIGYTMVYGIIGMINFAHGEVYMIGSYVTFIVLAGLAMLGIHSLPILMIAGFAAAILVTSAYGYSIERVAYRPLRNSNRLIPLISAIGMSIFLQNSVQLSQGSGNFAIPNLLPGSLTFGPGGAEEVQISYMQILVFLVTLAAMYGLTLFISRSRMGRACRACAEDMKMANLLGINTNAIIALTFVIGAALAAVAAVLLSMQYGVINPSAGFLVGLKAFTAAVLGGIGSIPGAMLGGLVLGVAEAFGADIFGDQYKDVVSFGLLVLVLLFRPTGILGRPEVEKV
- a CDS encoding branched-chain amino acid ABC transporter substrate-binding protein, whose amino-acid sequence is MNKQISKLFAALVLAGVASHSMAADTIKIGIAGPKTGPVAEYGVMQFNGAKMAIEQINAKGGVDGKKLEAVEYDDACDPKQAVAVANKVVNDGVKFVVGHLCSSSAQPASDVYEDEGIIMVTPAATSPELSARGYKLVFRTIGLDSAQGPAAGNYIADVVKPKTVAVIHDKQQYGEGIASAVKTTLEGKGVKVAVFEGINAGDKDFSSLIAKLKQANVDFVYYGGYHPELGQILRQSKEKGLNAKFMGPEGVGNDSISQIAGEASEGLLVTLPKSFDKDPTNVALTKAFQDKKQDPSGPFVYPSYSAVQVIADGITAAKSEDTDKVAAAIHAGTFKTPMGELSYDDKGDLKNFQFVVYEWHFGKPKTEAAQ